A stretch of DNA from Campylobacter concisus:
CTCATCAACGCTCATATCACTATCAAGCAGATCAATAGTCCTTGAGTTTTGCATAAATAGCAAATCGCTATCGCCACGATATTCATTTAAAAATTCATTTACAGTGTATGGGGTATCTCTTAAAATTTTTGGCTTATCGTTGTCTGGTTTTGCTTGCTGACCTTGTATGTATTCTACAAATAAACCCTTGCTTTCATTTATGAAATTTTTAAGATCCGATAACTGCTCACTTGTAAAATCAGGATCATAGCCTCTAAGCTTTCCTATGATAGTGACTTTTGCTTCATCACCCTTTGTAAAGCCAGATAGCGGATATATATGTCTATCATAAGCTGCAGCTTGAGCTTTTCTATCAAGCCTTGCGTATTTAGGAAAGCTCATACCATATCCCATATCGTTACTAAGTATCTCGTTTATATCGTTAAACTGAAAGCCCATCTCTCTTGCTATGTTTTCTCTTGAAAGATAGTTAGTAGTTGAGAGGTTATTAGAAATTTGCATTTTACTATCCTTAGTTTCTTTAGCTCCATTAAATCTTAATCTAAGATATCGTCTTTTCTTTAAAAAATTTTATAAAAATACGTTTTTTAAATTTATCAGAAGTAGTTAAAAGATATTAAAAAGCTTTGTAAAAATGTATAAATTTTAGACAATCATCACTGCAGCTACAGCAAATCCGCCGTCGTGAGTTATGCTAAGGCTTGCTTCTTTGATATTAAAATTTATATAAATTTTTGGGCTAAATTTTATCTTTGGTGCGTTTTTTGCGTCTTTGCTAAGCTCAATGTCCAAAAAGCCACACTCTTTGCTAATGCCCACACCAAGGGCTTTACTAGCTGCTTCTTTGGCCGCCCAAAATCCAGCCAAAGTCGCATCGTTTTTTGCTAGCATGATCTCGTCATCACTAAGAAATTTTTTTAAAAAAAGCTCACCGTGACGAGCCTTCAGTCTTGAAATCCTATCTATCTTAACGATATCAATGCCTATCATTGCACCACAAAATCAGTAAAAAA
This window harbors:
- the acpS gene encoding holo-ACP synthase; the encoded protein is MIGIDIVKIDRISRLKARHGELFLKKFLSDDEIMLAKNDATLAGFWAAKEAASKALGVGISKECGFLDIELSKDAKNAPKIKFSPKIYINFNIKEASLSITHDGGFAVAAVMIV